A DNA window from Fodinibius sp. Rm-B-1B1-1 contains the following coding sequences:
- a CDS encoding peptidoglycan-binding domain-containing protein: MTLSIGDKGPQVMHLQSALKALGIGLPKYGVDGIFGPETQAAVKQAQQKLRLPPSGTADEILLKRLGITQQSLQVPTKGALPKPALLVIGTIAIIGIGIAIKRTKRD, encoded by the coding sequence ATGACTCTTAGCATAGGCGACAAAGGTCCGCAGGTCATGCACCTGCAATCAGCACTGAAAGCCCTAGGTATCGGGCTTCCCAAATATGGCGTTGATGGCATCTTTGGCCCCGAAACACAGGCAGCCGTCAAGCAAGCCCAACAAAAATTGAGACTACCACCGAGTGGAACAGCTGATGAAATATTACTCAAAAGGCTCGGCATTACTCAGCAATCCCTACAAGTGCCAACAAAAGGGGCCTTACCCAAACCAGCCCTCCTTGTAATAGGGACCATCGCCATTATTGGAATTGGAATCGCAATCAAACGAACGAAACGAGATTAA
- a CDS encoding helicase-related protein, whose amino-acid sequence MRDNPIVTPFEDITTEDYPGIFGDFDGDGIPNADDPNPQLAGDTETVEETKLTDEIKQLIELRGDYQQALDEVTSKLKGLQPEATVKGRVKSPYSVINKLRRKRIKGNIKQANPGELYTQGLTDMAGCMIVLSGQTELNQVVKQIVSGAIGEVFEHEDKYAEPVGGYRAHHFIVMAGEAGDIPVEIQVKTQRMAQIASAAHMPYKNGRLNTQRMNQLTDLAWQADQGDEQAASSIDSLLGNPEKLTSKLTTRENPSSDLQQLQESFTETVMKLALAFSLDKFPTEHREQALELFRDHGQVIGVDFNQVFSAAQQEAKKPEKEDDQSYQPSMDRPGEAKYGSRFSGIHLEKLAPIKLSKSERRKANEAALAVLEKEDRAITESDLDLLRRYTGAGGLGYGEDATGTERGLLNEHYTSYPLVKLIWDKLQTMGVDGGNILEPGAGVGNFAGFLPNRQTYRMLMVERSAVSSRIAGLLYPSQLVRHENFAQTDLSLYNLTGAIGNVPFGDIKIHTQRDPLAPLNPRIHDYFILKSLDALQPGGFLAVITSVGTMDKKDPAIRQAMVQRARFVGAYRLPSTAFKDNADTLVTTDLILFQKYPDVDGETHPDVSSELNQLFAYQDLAVSITEHKDQSYGAYYNPYYHKYPQQVLGEHIQGHDMQFLTRMGVKGQVDEALTGKVLGDGLRFPYPLPGKMPFYRIPDEGVRLETTRDYYAGNIVYHDEKFYEKQRHYFKPVTVGGSDKAGDGLRAKINSACQMLDKYDDFVTALAQDSKQKEPLRGEFKELLESHINSYGIPDEDEDIREVFRYDNRLYKLTTFVKRDPISGELVYADIIDADSMFNRNYVPAVSDSNDLAEIAMYGRSIGEELTLDFYQSTYKGGTASRTELTKAIENHPDFFYNPETNNYEFRYQYLAGNVRRKLEIAEDNQLEKNTEALKAVLPEWIDAYSITVDPRHIFTYLPTKVLTQWIKDELGYRDVHIGLVKDKADLGNRFYMKLRKGGRYIKNGEETADDWNQGWGETPFSKIINNYIQDSSFPLVFYDEDDNVLPNMTLKRAEEKGFTALIERSRAKQRTHNDQMLTRVPQKFNQWVRTKASTEIRELIEQAYNHEYNAHINPQFDGATLRVRGMSDTFYGVKDFAVYKHNRAVAEKLVWNGRGANCHDVGAGKTLSAIITSQVLLQQGACHKPMFVVPGKVQEKWVEEYAMLFPEAKILNMKMTGSERHKELTMAQLYNWDAIFIADHAFKSLPLSPSVQQNMYSERVEYFDQMIDSFDELIEEDDALSSTAKKSMVTRLEKMKEEWEAKLRNVASAKRLDTDIFFDELGVDALFFDEAHFYKNALGSAKAAKLGIAANKPSQRAEDALQKTKWLFSKIGFKNVFVLTATPVVNSPVEVWHMLNLCAPDLLEKYQIANLDNFINQFVREEEKIVKKTNGEYRTERVVAGYYNLPEMRAIIDEVMDIKSYDQLVGFYEKFPDLLKDDNGNLVKDEQGQTKVLKPKFKRPEAETKQQVIEPSEIHKLLFDDIILRADNILDCMRQRGCQTKDNFLVITGDGSKIATDLRVYDHSFAGVDGKFMKLGALVNNVTQSYTTRANPAPSRVPESIYGDYFSKVTSAPARENPNPYFGQPRHTLIKELKSLGYFEEVAGEIEATEGDLHAVPVGKQFLFNKIEKQRELLSDGSDAMEETFDRAVMIVEALSGTRENPAAPSFRNQIIFCDWISVEGQKGGSYHQLIKQELAKAGIPAKEIAIINGSIIGTNPKGGDYFVSSSDDKEALKKEVQDDFNIGKYRVLIGNQSIAEGMNLQKWTTDLHHMDVPYTPSQIQQRNGRGLRQGNQHGKVNIHFYLMKDSFDQYRLELVSKKQSWIDELFFGDGRETSADSEGESLEYEQMVAATNSDPRVKEFFQSKAQTKVLKARIDSLLSETQRLESSLGQASQDVTKRSERMESAIQREQALIDSKLPTSATEALDQGLIRIGWLDYSGEIGTIENNLSSDGKRIPRFRHELALEVPKNNANGRVLFNLIPDPNAPNRSFYNKIKWSSIKQMAGDQLNNQFGWGMDEPVQSGQSLAGNKGNIIADESDFYAHYEIDIEAEKQKTGHDEAEVTYDQIKQQLGMYKTERWLPIIKRKLAGLFLALERGWQQSAQARIQQITSELKRSEKTLRELEATHQQTQKELEQAQLDLTSNQNTVTKLQDVVNELVKTKFSDRTELYEELNRIAPTYGVKGTVRVREVGIYRDSSPEEKIRPNRSSKQTTKSLPMPLKTLFGDPLVYAGSVGELEFIDTKGFMQRILSEDEDLAMVIDAEGTTLFAFPTQRMKLLKGAFDNGDAEQMYQEFHHFPADGYDYELFPPADADLVSIGHAERIMYSSDKVIYSGDKKGDDHHYYHYFDDGKRPVFQYGDVYIITNLNIDGRGILN is encoded by the coding sequence ATGCGAGACAATCCGATTGTTACTCCTTTTGAAGACATTACAACTGAGGACTACCCCGGCATTTTTGGCGATTTTGATGGGGACGGGATCCCCAATGCTGACGATCCCAACCCACAACTGGCTGGCGACACCGAAACTGTCGAAGAAACCAAGCTTACCGACGAAATCAAACAGTTGATCGAATTGCGAGGGGACTACCAGCAGGCCTTGGACGAGGTAACCAGCAAGCTCAAAGGGCTGCAACCCGAAGCCACCGTAAAGGGCCGAGTAAAATCTCCCTATTCGGTCATCAATAAATTGCGTCGCAAGCGCATTAAAGGAAATATCAAGCAGGCTAATCCTGGTGAGCTCTATACTCAGGGGCTGACCGATATGGCCGGATGCATGATCGTACTGTCTGGTCAAACCGAGCTGAACCAGGTGGTAAAACAAATTGTATCAGGAGCAATCGGAGAAGTATTTGAACATGAAGATAAATACGCCGAACCCGTCGGTGGCTATCGAGCGCATCACTTCATCGTGATGGCTGGGGAGGCCGGAGATATTCCCGTCGAGATTCAGGTAAAAACGCAGCGGATGGCACAAATTGCAAGTGCCGCCCACATGCCGTACAAAAATGGCAGACTCAATACCCAACGAATGAACCAGCTCACCGACCTGGCCTGGCAAGCTGATCAAGGTGATGAGCAGGCAGCCAGTTCTATCGACTCCCTCCTTGGAAATCCAGAAAAACTGACCAGCAAATTGACGACCCGTGAGAATCCTTCGAGCGACCTCCAACAGCTCCAAGAGTCATTCACTGAAACCGTGATGAAACTGGCCCTGGCCTTTTCCCTCGATAAGTTTCCCACAGAGCACCGCGAGCAGGCATTGGAATTATTTCGAGATCACGGGCAAGTCATCGGCGTCGATTTTAACCAGGTTTTCTCGGCAGCCCAACAGGAAGCAAAAAAACCTGAAAAAGAAGACGATCAATCATACCAACCCTCCATGGATCGGCCGGGAGAAGCCAAATATGGAAGCCGTTTTTCCGGCATCCATCTGGAAAAACTTGCCCCCATTAAACTCTCGAAGTCCGAACGCCGGAAAGCCAACGAGGCGGCACTGGCCGTCTTGGAAAAAGAGGACCGGGCGATTACCGAATCGGACCTGGATCTGCTTCGCAGGTACACGGGCGCCGGTGGACTCGGATATGGCGAAGACGCAACCGGAACCGAACGCGGTCTGCTTAACGAGCATTACACCTCCTACCCGTTGGTCAAACTCATCTGGGATAAACTCCAAACCATGGGCGTGGATGGGGGCAACATTTTAGAACCCGGGGCGGGCGTAGGCAATTTTGCAGGCTTCCTTCCCAACCGCCAGACCTATCGCATGCTGATGGTCGAGCGTTCTGCAGTAAGCTCCCGCATTGCGGGGCTGCTATACCCGAGCCAGCTGGTCCGCCACGAAAACTTTGCCCAGACCGACCTGTCGCTATACAACTTGACCGGAGCCATAGGCAATGTCCCCTTTGGAGATATCAAAATTCATACCCAGCGAGACCCACTGGCTCCCCTTAATCCACGTATCCACGACTACTTTATCCTGAAGTCCCTGGACGCTCTTCAGCCCGGCGGGTTTCTAGCAGTGATTACTTCGGTCGGCACGATGGACAAGAAGGATCCGGCCATTCGACAGGCCATGGTCCAGCGCGCCCGATTTGTGGGTGCTTACCGGCTCCCGTCCACTGCATTCAAAGACAATGCCGATACACTGGTTACAACGGATCTGATCTTGTTTCAGAAATACCCCGATGTTGACGGCGAAACCCATCCTGACGTAAGCAGCGAATTAAATCAGCTCTTTGCCTACCAGGATCTCGCGGTAAGTATCACCGAACATAAGGACCAGTCTTACGGGGCCTATTATAATCCGTACTACCATAAATATCCCCAGCAGGTATTAGGTGAGCACATTCAGGGGCACGACATGCAGTTTTTGACCCGCATGGGCGTAAAAGGCCAAGTTGATGAGGCTTTGACCGGTAAGGTTCTTGGAGATGGTCTTCGCTTCCCATACCCGCTTCCGGGGAAGATGCCGTTCTACCGGATCCCCGATGAGGGCGTGCGCCTGGAGACGACCCGCGATTATTACGCCGGGAATATTGTCTACCATGATGAGAAATTCTACGAAAAACAGCGCCACTATTTCAAACCTGTTACCGTAGGTGGATCGGATAAAGCGGGTGACGGCCTTCGTGCCAAGATAAACTCGGCCTGCCAAATGCTAGACAAATACGATGATTTCGTAACGGCGCTGGCTCAAGACAGCAAGCAAAAAGAGCCGCTTCGCGGGGAGTTTAAGGAGCTACTCGAAAGCCACATCAATAGCTACGGCATTCCCGACGAAGACGAGGATATCCGCGAGGTATTTCGCTACGACAACCGGTTGTATAAGCTTACGACCTTTGTGAAACGCGATCCCATCAGCGGAGAGCTGGTCTATGCCGATATTATCGATGCCGACTCGATGTTCAACCGCAACTACGTACCAGCGGTTTCCGACTCAAATGACCTGGCCGAAATTGCCATGTACGGCCGCTCCATCGGCGAAGAGCTGACCCTTGATTTCTACCAGTCCACCTACAAAGGAGGCACAGCCAGCCGGACAGAACTTACTAAAGCAATCGAAAATCACCCTGACTTCTTTTACAATCCCGAGACCAATAATTACGAGTTTCGTTATCAATACCTGGCCGGTAATGTCCGCCGCAAGCTGGAAATAGCCGAAGACAATCAGCTGGAGAAAAATACCGAAGCCCTAAAGGCAGTTCTCCCGGAGTGGATTGATGCCTATAGCATTACCGTCGATCCGCGCCACATTTTCACCTACTTGCCAACGAAAGTCCTTACCCAGTGGATAAAAGATGAGCTGGGCTACCGAGACGTACATATCGGACTCGTCAAAGACAAAGCCGATCTTGGTAACCGCTTCTATATGAAACTTCGCAAAGGCGGGCGGTATATTAAAAATGGAGAAGAAACGGCCGATGACTGGAACCAAGGTTGGGGCGAGACGCCGTTTAGCAAGATTATTAATAACTATATTCAAGATTCCAGCTTCCCGCTGGTCTTCTACGACGAGGACGACAACGTGCTCCCGAATATGACGCTCAAACGAGCCGAAGAAAAAGGCTTTACAGCTTTGATCGAGCGTTCCCGTGCCAAACAGCGCACCCATAACGACCAGATGCTCACGCGCGTGCCCCAAAAGTTCAACCAATGGGTACGCACCAAAGCCTCTACCGAAATTCGTGAACTCATTGAGCAGGCCTATAACCACGAGTATAATGCTCATATCAACCCTCAATTTGATGGAGCCACTCTTCGAGTGCGCGGGATGTCGGACACCTTCTATGGCGTCAAAGATTTTGCGGTGTACAAACACAACCGCGCAGTGGCCGAAAAGTTGGTTTGGAACGGGCGCGGAGCCAACTGCCACGACGTCGGCGCCGGTAAAACGCTCTCGGCCATTATTACCTCCCAGGTTCTGCTGCAACAGGGCGCTTGCCACAAACCGATGTTTGTGGTGCCCGGCAAAGTACAGGAAAAGTGGGTCGAAGAGTACGCCATGCTGTTCCCGGAAGCCAAAATCCTCAATATGAAAATGACGGGCTCCGAACGCCACAAGGAACTCACTATGGCCCAGCTTTACAACTGGGATGCGATCTTTATTGCTGACCATGCGTTCAAGAGTCTGCCGCTATCTCCATCGGTGCAACAGAATATGTACAGCGAGCGCGTAGAATACTTTGATCAGATGATTGATAGTTTCGACGAGCTTATCGAAGAAGATGATGCCCTCAGCTCCACGGCCAAAAAGTCGATGGTCACGCGCCTGGAGAAGATGAAAGAAGAATGGGAGGCCAAGCTCCGCAATGTAGCAAGTGCGAAGCGACTAGACACCGACATCTTTTTTGACGAGCTCGGTGTGGACGCCCTGTTCTTTGACGAGGCCCACTTTTACAAAAACGCGCTGGGCAGCGCCAAAGCGGCCAAGCTCGGCATTGCCGCTAATAAACCCTCCCAGAGAGCCGAAGACGCCCTCCAAAAAACGAAATGGCTGTTTTCCAAAATAGGCTTTAAAAACGTCTTTGTCTTGACTGCTACGCCAGTCGTGAATTCCCCGGTGGAGGTATGGCACATGCTCAACCTCTGCGCCCCGGACCTGCTCGAAAAATACCAGATTGCCAACTTAGACAACTTTATCAACCAGTTTGTCCGCGAGGAAGAAAAGATCGTCAAAAAGACCAACGGCGAATACCGAACCGAGCGCGTAGTGGCCGGATACTATAACCTCCCAGAAATGCGGGCGATTATCGACGAGGTTATGGACATCAAAAGCTATGACCAACTAGTGGGATTCTACGAGAAGTTTCCAGACCTGCTCAAAGATGATAACGGTAACCTTGTAAAAGATGAACAGGGCCAAACTAAAGTGTTAAAGCCAAAGTTCAAGCGCCCCGAGGCCGAAACCAAACAGCAGGTTATTGAGCCCAGCGAAATTCACAAATTGTTATTCGACGATATCATCCTCCGGGCCGATAACATCTTGGACTGCATGCGCCAACGCGGATGCCAGACCAAAGACAATTTCCTGGTCATTACCGGCGATGGCAGCAAAATTGCGACCGATCTGCGCGTCTATGACCACAGCTTCGCGGGCGTAGATGGCAAGTTTATGAAGCTCGGAGCACTGGTGAATAACGTCACCCAAAGTTATACTACCCGCGCAAACCCTGCTCCTAGCAGAGTACCGGAAAGCATTTATGGCGATTATTTTTCCAAAGTAACATCTGCCCCAGCCAGAGAAAATCCGAACCCATACTTTGGCCAACCCCGCCACACCCTCATTAAAGAACTCAAATCTCTGGGATACTTCGAAGAGGTAGCCGGTGAAATTGAAGCCACCGAAGGAGACCTCCACGCAGTGCCCGTCGGCAAACAATTCTTGTTCAATAAAATCGAAAAACAGCGTGAGTTGCTTTCCGACGGGTCGGACGCCATGGAAGAAACCTTTGACCGAGCGGTGATGATTGTCGAGGCCCTGTCTGGGACCCGCGAAAATCCGGCTGCCCCATCCTTTCGCAACCAAATCATCTTCTGCGACTGGATCTCCGTAGAAGGCCAAAAAGGCGGAAGCTACCACCAGCTTATTAAGCAAGAATTGGCAAAAGCAGGTATTCCGGCCAAAGAAATCGCCATTATTAACGGATCGATTATTGGCACCAACCCCAAAGGCGGCGACTATTTTGTCTCTTCATCCGACGATAAGGAAGCCCTCAAAAAAGAGGTGCAGGACGATTTCAATATTGGCAAGTACCGAGTGCTGATTGGCAACCAATCCATCGCCGAAGGCATGAACCTGCAAAAATGGACCACCGACCTGCATCATATGGACGTGCCCTACACGCCCTCCCAGATTCAGCAGCGCAACGGGCGCGGGCTCCGGCAGGGCAACCAACACGGGAAAGTGAACATCCATTTTTATCTGATGAAGGACTCTTTTGATCAGTACCGCCTGGAGCTGGTCAGCAAGAAGCAAAGCTGGATCGACGAACTCTTCTTTGGCGACGGTCGGGAAACCTCTGCCGACTCCGAGGGAGAGTCTCTGGAATACGAGCAGATGGTGGCCGCCACCAACTCCGATCCCCGAGTCAAAGAATTCTTCCAATCCAAAGCCCAAACCAAGGTATTGAAGGCCCGCATCGACTCCCTGCTAAGCGAGACACAGCGTCTGGAGTCTTCCCTTGGGCAAGCAAGCCAGGACGTGACCAAACGTTCCGAGCGAATGGAGTCTGCTATCCAAAGAGAACAAGCACTAATTGATTCAAAACTACCAACTTCAGCCACCGAAGCCCTTGACCAAGGACTCATTCGCATCGGCTGGTTAGACTACAGCGGGGAGATCGGAACCATTGAAAACAACTTGTCTTCCGACGGCAAACGCATTCCCCGGTTCCGCCACGAGCTGGCTTTGGAAGTGCCCAAAAATAACGCCAATGGCCGGGTGCTGTTTAACCTGATTCCTGATCCGAACGCACCTAATCGAAGTTTCTACAACAAGATTAAGTGGAGCTCCATCAAGCAGATGGCCGGCGACCAGCTAAATAACCAATTTGGCTGGGGTATGGATGAGCCCGTCCAATCGGGCCAAAGCCTGGCGGGCAACAAAGGGAATATTATTGCGGACGAATCTGACTTTTACGCCCATTACGAGATAGATATCGAGGCCGAAAAACAGAAAACGGGCCACGACGAAGCCGAAGTAACCTACGATCAGATCAAGCAGCAGCTGGGCATGTACAAGACCGAGCGGTGGCTGCCGATTATCAAGCGTAAGCTGGCGGGGCTCTTCCTGGCCCTGGAACGAGGCTGGCAGCAATCGGCCCAGGCCCGTATTCAACAAATCACCTCAGAGCTGAAACGATCGGAGAAAACCTTGCGAGAACTGGAGGCTACCCACCAGCAAACCCAAAAAGAGTTGGAGCAAGCCCAATTGGATCTCACCTCCAACCAAAACACCGTAACCAAATTGCAAGATGTGGTCAATGAGCTGGTCAAGACCAAATTTTCTGACCGTACGGAACTTTATGAAGAACTGAATCGGATAGCTCCCACCTATGGGGTGAAAGGAACCGTTCGCGTGCGTGAGGTTGGTATTTATCGCGATAGTTCACCGGAGGAAAAAATACGCCCGAATCGATCTAGTAAACAGACAACGAAATCTCTCCCCATGCCTCTGAAAACCTTATTTGGCGACCCACTGGTGTACGCGGGCTCCGTTGGTGAACTGGAGTTTATTGACACCAAAGGATTTATGCAGCGCATACTTTCTGAGGATGAGGATCTAGCAATGGTTATCGACGCCGAGGGAACCACGCTGTTTGCCTTCCCGACCCAGCGCATGAAGCTTCTAAAAGGAGCCTTTGACAACGGAGATGCCGAACAGATGTACCAGGAGTTCCACCATTTCCCGGCCGACGGCTACGACTACGAACTATTTCCACCGGCTGATGCTGACCTCGTCTCCATCGGTCACGCCGAGCGCATCATGTACAGCAGCGACAAGGTGATCTACTCGGGCGACAAGAAAGGAGACGACCACCATTATTACCACTATTTCGACGACGGCAAGCGTCCTGTCTTTCAATATGGAGACGTATATATCATTACGAACCTGAATATTGACGGCCGAGGCATCCTTAATTAA
- a CDS encoding transglycosylase SLT domain-containing protein, whose translation MASSISLSTELTYVRLRGLMPFFTEASKRYGIPLILLLAIASRESRMGLALSADGTGDHGNGIGIMQIDRRYHPEFTDRHSPFDHQANIDYGAQYLAKLLQQFNGNTARAIAAYNAGPNKVRTAIYAGLPPDSVTTGRDYSRDVLQRKQLIGQLLGLSKAVSLSAYLLPLSAVAFLTYNYINPQKL comes from the coding sequence ATGGCCAGCTCAATTTCCTTGTCAACCGAACTTACCTACGTGCGCCTGCGCGGGCTAATGCCTTTCTTTACCGAAGCATCGAAGCGATATGGTATCCCTCTCATCTTGTTACTCGCTATCGCTTCCCGAGAAAGCCGAATGGGACTAGCCTTATCTGCTGATGGCACTGGAGATCATGGGAACGGCATCGGTATTATGCAAATCGACCGGCGATATCATCCTGAGTTTACCGACCGCCATAGCCCCTTTGACCACCAAGCCAATATTGATTATGGAGCCCAGTACTTGGCAAAACTTCTTCAGCAGTTTAACGGAAATACCGCCCGGGCCATAGCGGCCTATAACGCTGGTCCAAATAAAGTACGGACCGCTATTTACGCGGGGCTACCTCCGGATTCGGTAACCACCGGCCGAGACTACAGCCGCGATGTCCTGCAGCGAAAACAGCTTATCGGCCAGCTACTCGGCCTCTCCAAAGCCGTTAGCCTGTCGGCGTACCTGCTGCCATTAAGTGCCGTAGCCTTTCTTACCTACAACTATATCAACCCACAGAAATTATGA
- a CDS encoding signal peptidase II: MFAPVLLAALIDQLTKQLVRTTPSLQNLEIIPGWLIFAYTQNPGMALGIDWFPTWAISLISIVAVAGIFIYVARNLSQATPGYLICMGLILGGALGNIIDRLIMAKIEGYGHILQGRVNDFLYFTFSIGGDPVFPYIFNMADVFISTSIILLLLFNRRLLPEPSEQNKSLTDHSPA, encoded by the coding sequence TTGTTTGCGCCGGTCCTGCTGGCGGCACTCATCGATCAACTCACCAAACAACTGGTTCGTACGACCCCGTCCCTGCAGAACCTGGAAATCATTCCGGGTTGGCTGATTTTTGCCTACACCCAAAATCCGGGTATGGCGCTGGGAATTGACTGGTTTCCCACCTGGGCTATCAGCCTGATTTCCATTGTGGCGGTCGCCGGTATTTTTATATACGTAGCAAGGAATTTGAGCCAGGCAACCCCCGGGTACCTTATCTGCATGGGACTGATACTGGGCGGAGCGCTGGGGAATATCATCGACCGGCTGATTATGGCCAAAATAGAAGGCTACGGACATATCTTGCAGGGTCGCGTAAATGACTTTCTGTACTTTACCTTTTCCATTGGCGGTGATCCGGTATTCCCCTATATTTTCAATATGGCGGATGTGTTTATAAGCACTTCTATCATTCTACTATTATTGTTTAATCGGCGCCTGTTACCGGAACCATCAGAACAAAATAAGTCGTTAACCGACCATTCCCCTGCCTGA
- a CDS encoding ArsR/SmtB family transcription factor, which yields MPSITAEPGIELKSKLFRGFSDGSRLSILKILVEGDTTVGEIVEQTGLSQPNVSSHLRCLSECGLALSRRDGRHIYYRASDPRVHKIIQLAEELLADSAKGIYECTRYE from the coding sequence ATGCCTTCCATAACAGCTGAACCCGGCATCGAATTAAAATCGAAACTGTTCCGCGGCTTCTCCGACGGCTCCCGCCTTTCCATTTTAAAGATTTTGGTAGAGGGAGATACCACCGTGGGTGAGATCGTGGAACAGACCGGCCTGAGCCAGCCCAACGTGTCCAGTCACCTGCGCTGCCTCAGCGAGTGCGGACTTGCTCTAAGCCGCAGGGACGGCCGCCATATCTATTACCGGGCCAGCGATCCCCGCGTGCACAAAATCATACAGCTTGCTGAAGAACTGCTGGCCGACAGCGCCAAAGGAATCTACGAATGTACACGGTACGAGTAA
- a CDS encoding cation diffusion facilitator family transporter — protein sequence MKKSTFKITQMDCSSEEQLIRMKLEDIGTIQWLDFDIPNRTLSVYHEEGISEIDDALNSLNLNSSFETTKKVIDIPSSNKKQEKKILWWVLGINAVFFVIEMTAGWLVNSMGLIADSLDMLADASVYGLSLFAVGSTVARKKKVAKISGYLQMGLASLGFLEVLRRFMGVGETPLFQWMIIIASVALVANLVTLWLINKAKSQEAHMRASSIFTSNDIIVNSGVITAGILVYFTGSKWPDLVIGAVVFCFVMWGAIRILRLSK from the coding sequence ATGAAGAAATCAACGTTTAAAATTACGCAAATGGATTGCTCTTCCGAAGAGCAACTGATTCGAATGAAACTGGAAGACATTGGAACTATACAATGGCTGGACTTTGATATTCCAAATCGTACACTGAGCGTTTATCATGAGGAAGGGATATCTGAAATAGACGATGCCCTTAACTCATTAAATCTAAATTCTTCCTTTGAAACGACGAAAAAAGTGATTGATATACCTTCTTCTAATAAGAAACAAGAGAAAAAGATATTGTGGTGGGTTCTGGGTATCAATGCGGTCTTTTTTGTCATAGAAATGACGGCCGGCTGGCTTGTCAACTCGATGGGCCTGATCGCAGATTCCCTGGATATGCTGGCAGATGCGTCCGTTTACGGGCTTAGCCTGTTTGCGGTAGGCAGTACCGTTGCAAGGAAAAAGAAGGTGGCAAAAATAAGCGGCTATCTCCAGATGGGATTGGCTTCTCTGGGATTTTTAGAAGTACTCCGCCGATTTATGGGCGTAGGCGAAACGCCTTTGTTTCAATGGATGATTATCATTGCCTCTGTAGCACTCGTCGCGAATCTCGTTACCCTTTGGCTCATAAATAAAGCTAAAAGTCAGGAAGCCCACATGAGGGCAAGCTCTATTTTCACTTCGAATGATATCATTGTAAATAGCGGCGTAATTACAGCCGGTATTCTGGTTTATTTTACAGGCTCTAAGTGGCCGGACTTAGTGATTGGAGCCGTCGTATTTTGTTTTGTAATGTGGGGTGCCATACGAATTTTAAGGTTATCTAAATAG